Sequence from the Aromatoleum petrolei genome:
CCATCGGCCCGAACTCGGCGTTGTAGTGGAGACCCGATTCGTTCGCGGAAACACGAAGGAAGGCCGTCGGCCCTACGTCCAAATTGACCGTGTTCGATATACGGGACCTGTCCTCGCGCGTTCCTTTGGATTCATCGGGTCGCAGCTTCGTATACATATTCACGAGGCGAACATGCAGCAGGTGCAGGCCTACCTACCGTCCGGGATTGAGCTTGAGACACTTTCGGCGAACGGTGGATGGGGACGCACACCTCATAGTCGGGAAATGCGTGCGCAGATTAATGCCCTGTGCGACGCCGGCGAACTCTGGGTGGGTTTTGGGGATGATCCCGTCGAAAAGCTTCTAGAGTATTACGCGAACAAAGCCTATAAGGAGGCACTCGAACGGCCAACTTCTGTTTCTAGGACAGGAACGAAACTCGCCAATGCCGCCTATGTCTCCGGCCTCCCAATCCCGACACAAACTCCGGGCAGTGAAGATGGCCAAGGGAATGCCACAGTGAGTCCCGGTCGTCCGGTTCCGGCGTCCGTTAAGCGCCCGATCTGGAAATCCGTGACCTAAAAGAGGGCTGTCGTGACCGAAACCAGTTCGCCAGACATCGGCGTCTTGAGCAACGCAAAGAAAATTCTTGAATCAACGTTCTTGATTCCAGGTTTCGAGCGTGAGCGTGCCTTTGAGTCGCATCCTATCGTACTAGATACTGCGACAATTCCGACCCCTGGAATCAAGGCCGCCTACGACATCGTTGAGGAAGGCGTCGTTCACCGCGATTCTGGAATCAGTTTCACTGCGGAATTTCGTTTCGGAAAGACCTTTGCTATCCGAGCTTTGAAAACTCAGTTGAAACAGAACTTCGCTGCGGTGATCTTTACGGTGGGAGCCAAAGACCACGACCGCAATACCGAGTTGAGCTTTTACACAGATCTATTGCAAGACTGTGGGCACGGTGCAGCAAATCTTGGTCGAACGGCGTTAGAAAGACGATGGCGACTGTTCGGTATGTGGGTTGCTGCAGTGCAAGAGACAGGTCAGGACCGTATCGTACTCTTCGTGGACGAGGGCCAAAACTGGCATGAGCCGCAATTGACCTTCCTACGTGACCTGTCGAACGACCTGCAGCGCGCCCCTTATGGCATAAGACTTATTACGGTCATCTTCGCTCAACCTGTGTTGCGGGCGACGCGTGAAGCGCTTATGGGGGCACATCGAATGGATCTCATCGGACGCTTTATGTTGACAATTAATAGTTTCAGAGGAATTGCGTCAGTTTCGGACACTATCGAATTAATGAAGGCACTTGACGATCCGCGAATTTCCGAATACCCCGCTAACAGTGGCATAAGTTACAGCCAGTTCTTCCGACCCCAGGCGTACGCTAACGGCTGGCGTATGAGAGATGAAGCCGGTGCCTGCTGGGCGGAATTCGAGGCAGTTGCGAGTCGAAAGCGCCGGGGAAAGCTTGAGGTTGGCATGTTGTGGATGAACGGCGCAATTCGAAGCTTTCTCTATTCCTATTGGAAGCAAGAGCACGGCACCGCTGAGTTCGACGGTGACGTGTGGTCGCAGGCTGTTGCGGCCTCGAGATATGAGACGTCCATTGTGTGATCGACGAGAATGGCAGCGGTCGCCGGTGACTCGGCGTATACCGCAGCGTCGGAACGAACCGGATCGGGACATCCATCCGTGGTGATGCAAAACGATAGCGGAGTGCTTCAGAATGGCCTCGTGTGGCGTGCTGACTGGGCGTTGCCATTCGAGGGACCATTGACGCTCTTATGGAAACTGGCCGATGCGAACTGCCTGTACGCTTCGCAGCTTTGCAGACTCCTATGGCGGAAGCCGCTTCTCCCTGGCGGATCAGCCCAAGTACATGGCCGAACCCTTCTTGTACCTGCGTGGATGAACGGAGCGCCGAGTCAATTGGGCCTGATGGTGCGTCAATCCGGCCTCGACCGGATTTCAAGTCGCTGGGCAACCTCACTCGCTTCCGATCGCTATTTTCGTTTCTGCCGCTCGTGCCTTTCGGAAGGCTACCAGTCCATTTTCTGTCAGATCGACGGCCTACAAGCGTGTCCAATACACCATGAGCCACTGCACGCGGCTTGTCCGCATTGTGGCGAACCGACGCCTCGTTATGCTGTGACCAGGCTCAGCATGGCTGCGCCGTTCCGCTGTCCGCTTTGTGGGGCCTACTATGGAAGACAACCGTATTCCGTTATCGTCCGCCACTATTTGCCATTGGCGGCCTCCTCCTTTGAGCCCTACGCGCGGATAATGAAGTGGTTATCAGCGATCGACATGCTGCAGCTTACATGGCCGCGTCTCGAAGATTGGCAGGTCGGCTGCCAAGGTGAAATGGACGACGTGGCAAGGCGTCGAGGGGTCTTTCTCGTATTCACCCGCTTGCGCCCCCTGGTCTGCGCCGAATCCAATGCGCTCCCTCACTTGCACATTGCCGAGCGTTTCGATCACGTACCGCCTCGCAGCGAATCTGATGATCACGCACTCATGCCGGCGGTGAGCGGTGATGAGACGCTGCGCCGCATAATGCTCTATCGCGCACTACGGCGGCACTTCAAAAGGGCGCTACAACGACGCCATCGGCGATGCTTTGCGTTCGCCGCTCGGTGCGTACATATTGAGTGGGGCATATGGCAGGAGATGTTTGCGCCCCCAGAGATCTGTCCAGAGGTCTTTGGTTTTTTGCTTTGGCGCCATCATTTCGAGGAGATGTTCGGGTATCGACCCGCTGGTAAGCAGTCGCTTTGTCTGCGGAAAGAGATCCTCGGTTGGCCCCGCGACGAAGGAGTGACGACAGCCGCTTGGGGGGCCTTCGCGTTAATCTCGTTGGCGGCCTTTCGGCGGGTCGCGTTTGCATGGTGCGAGCAAGTATCGGAAATCGCAGGTCTTAATGGGACGGCGAGAAAGGTGCGTTGGCGGGAGATTTTCGGTGCGTTTCGGACGGCCCTCAGCCCTCATTTTTGGACGTGCCCACCTTCAGTAACGGCCCTTCACCTGTTGGACGAAGAGCGGTTGGAGGGGGTTTGCTTGGTTGTCGACGGACATGTCGGCCATGAGCACGACGTATTGACGGATCAGCATCCACACGGCAGGCCATCCCTGAGCGACGCAATGAGCAGCGAGTTGAGGAGTGAGATCGCCGCGCTCGATTAATTTTGCATTCCAGTTGAACTTGGGTTGATCACGTCCAAATATTGATTGCTCGGCGACGATTTCCTCATCGAGATGGGTGCCGACACCCAAGGGACTCGCTCGGTCACGCAGTCGTTAACGGCGCTTCGCGGGGGCCCCGTGCGCGACTTGCGACAAAGATGCGGTATCGTGCGCGCTGGTGCGGAGGAGAGCAGTGAATCCCTTGCGGACCACCTGCGTTTTGCGCGCGGGTGATTTTGACAGGTGAGGGGCGCGTATCCATACGAGCCTGTCAGTAGCGCAATAATGTCAAGCTGCCGCGCCGCCACTGCGCAGCCGCCCAGTGGTCGATAATGGTGCGCTGAAGGGGGGCCTGTGGAGCGGAGGACGAGAGATGCAGGGCATTAGGTTTTTCGGCACGGCGGCCGGGTGCGACACCTCGGCCGGGGCCGTGCCGATTGTTGTGATGACGCGCGAAGGATCCCAGGTGACGCCCCCGCGGCCGATCCGGCCGGGTTGGCGCGACGTGCGTGAGCGGGCGCGGGAATTGGAGGCCGATCCGACACGGCGGCGCGCTTTAAGCGAGGCCAGAAAGCGCTTGGCCCCCGTGCTGTCGGAGCCCGGGAGTTTGACTTTCCTGCGACTCGCGCAGGGGCTGTCGAGGCGCAACCTGGCCGTGTTGAGCGCGATTCCCGAAGCGGTTCTGGCGCGCCTCGAAGCCGGGACGGAGGATCCGCGGCTGTCGCTGTGCCTCAGGCTCGCAAAGACGCTCGACCGATCACTGGAGGAGATTGCGGTGGCCATGGCAGGGTGCGGCGCAAAGGAGCGGGCGAGCGGCGCGGACGCAACTGCCGCGAGCCCCGGTCTAGCACTCAGGGAGAGGCCGTGAGCGCCACGCCGAAGGTTTCAGTTTCAGACTTGCCACTGGAGGAGATCATTCGACTGGCGAGGGTCGCCACGCAACGGGCTGCCCGTCATGCGGTCGCAGCAGGACGGGTGGTGGCCGGCTGGCGGGATGGTCACCTTGAGCTGCTCAGCCACGAAGCGGGGTCGCCATCGTCGGAGTCGCTCGGTCCGGGAGCCCGTCCGCAACGCTGATCGTGCCCTGTGCGGGTAATGTGGGCCAATCGGCTGATCACCGCAAACACAGGGTGGGGAATTTTGCTTCGACACTTCCGGGGAAAATTCGGCCGACGTTGAAAAATGCTCGGGATCGCGCGGCGCTTGGGGCACAGAGCCCGAGCGGAGGACGGCGGCGCGTTCGCCGGGGTGGTCGAGCTACGCGTAGGCACCGGATAGCATTTGCGCGAGCAGGTGGTCGAGGACCCGGTACCCCTCGAGCGTGTCCGTCAGGACGGCGGGGCGTTGCCCGCCCAGCGCCGGGCAGGGCGTGGTGAGCCAGTCGCCCAGCCAACGGGCCGCGTCGAAGGCTCTGTCGTCGCCGCCGCTCGTCACCATCGCCTCGACGCGCTCAATCAGTCGCAAGAAGGCAAGCACGCGTTCGCTCTGCTCGGTCGTCAGCCGGGCGCCCTTGCGGAACGTGGTGCCCGGCGAGGGAGGCATGAGTTGCAACAGGTCGATCAATTCGGGGGGCGAGCGACCGGTCGCGTGAGCGATCGCCACGAGCACGACCGACTCGATGCCGGCACGCAAGACTCGGATCCTGTCCATCGGATCGAGACGCAACAGCGTTCCCGGTTCGCAGGAAGCCGGCGAGCGACGGCGATCCGTGTGGGGCTCAGGGGTGACGGACATCGGAGGCAATACGAGGCGGGCCGAGCGTCCCAGTCTACATGAACGTTCCCCGCATCGGGGTGGTGCGACAGATTGCGGTGCGCGTCCGCGTCTGCGATGTGGGGCTATTGTGTGGTGGCGTGTGCCGATGGGGCGAGCTTTGTGCCGGCATCGCGGGGGTCGCTGCCTGGCCGCGAGTCGAGACGTTCCGAGATCGAGAAGATAAGTTATTGTTTATGTGAAGACATTTGCAATGGTTCGCGCTCTTCCGATGGCCGCTGTCGAGACAAGATCCCCGTCACTCGTTGTCTTGCGGGGCCCGCTCGGCTCGCCTTGGCACATACAACCACACAATAGCCGTAGCCCAAGTTCCAGAGGGACAAACAGTTCTCCGCGCACCCCCCTATCGACTACGCGCAGACGCCAGGCCGCTTGCGCCAAGGGGGGCGCCAGCTAGTCTGCGAGACGATCAGGGTCGAGCTTCAACAACTCGGAAGGCGGGCATTCGAGCGCCTCGGCAAGGCGCAGGATATTGAGCAGTGCGATGTTGCGCTGTCCCCGTTCGACCCCGCCCAGGTCACTGCGGGCGAGCCCACTTTCAAGCGCAAGACGCTCCTGCGACCCGCCGCGCGCGCGGCGCAGGGTGGCCAGCCGTTGTCCGAAAAGGAGGAGGGGATCGCGAGACGACGGCGCGACAGTCGACAGCATGGCGCGATGCTAGGAACTCGCGCACTATCGGGCCATGCTCTATGAGTGACAGCGTAGGGGCGTGTCCCCTATAGTGCGGCCCGTCTTCGATCCTTTCGTTACCGCCCATGAACTTCGAGATCGATCCACGGCTTGCGCATCTGGATGCCGCACAGCTGACGGCCCTTATCGACCGCTACCACGCCGGCGAGCAGGTGATCGACCTCCTCACTGAATTTCAAATCCCCTGCGCGCCCAGTCAGCTTTCTCGCCTGCTGCCCCCCAAACGCCTGCCTGATCGGCAATGGGTTGCGTGCGCAGCCCCCTTGATCCAGGGGTGCCGATCGCGTCCCGGCGCACCGGCGAGCGAAGGCAGCGTCCGCGGCTCCGCGGGTGCGCATCGCGTGGCGGAATTTTGCGAGGGCACCGTCCGCGTGGACCGCGCCATCGAAGGGCTGCACCATGACGCGATGCAGCGACGTGCCGCGAACGAGGCGTACTGTCGTGCGCGCTGGAATTATGCCGAACGCGTGCACACGCCGGATGATCTGCGCCTCGCCGAGGCGGTCGCTTTGCTGACCGTTGTGCGCTGTGGCGGCTGGATAGCCAATGGGAGCGTCGGGGCGGTCGGCTACTCGGCCGTGCCGCTCGCCCCGGCGGGGCCGCTCGGGAGCCAACTCCTGTCGTCGCTCGTCGCGGCGCGAGTGATTGCCCCCGATATGGAATCCCCCGTCGAGGCATTCAGCGCGACGGATGTAGAGCTTCCTGCCTATCCCTACGTGACGTACTGGCGCATCCTGGCCCCGTCTCCGATGTCGCTCGTCGAGCAGATCGAACACGCGGCCGCTTGTGGAGAATGGCCGGACACGTGGCGCAACGCGCTGGGTGATCTGCGACTGATGCTTGCCCTCGCGGAATGCCAAGAATTCGCGGACTTTTGCCTCATGCAGGGGGGCTTGCCCGACGCTCCCGAGGTCGCCACCGACGCGCTTTTGAGAGATCTGCTCCGTGATTTCTCAGTGGCACAGTGTTTTCGGATTCTCCGGGCAGGTGCGCACGCGACATCCGATTTTGTGGTCCGCAAGCGGGCCAATCGGCGCCACGCTGCGAACTACTTTGTCGGCGAATGTCAGCGTTGGGCTGATCGAGCGAGAACGGAGGGTTGGGCGCTCGAGCCTGGCTCTCGTAACAACAATTATCCGCGCTCACAACTCAGCCATGTCTTGTATGACGTCTTTCTCGGCATCGGCGAGAAGGGCTTTGTCGAGCCGCTGGGGGTGTGAATCGGTCGCTATAGACCCAAGCCCCTTGATGCAACGTTCGCCGCTTCGTCCGCGGAGGGGCCGGCATCCATCTTGTCGGCGCGCTATCCCTTGTTGCGCAGCCACGCCAGGAGATCCCCCGCTTGCTTGTCCGTGCCGTATGTGAGGTGTAACAGGAGGCGCACCGGACTCGGGATCGTTCTCCCGGCTTCATAGCGAGAGCCGCCCGACTGTGTGACGGATAATCTGCTCCAAAATTCGGACTGATTCATTCCGAGTTTCTTTCGCAACTCTCGCACTTCATCGCCGCTCTTGAAGCGCAGCGCAGGCAGTTTCCGCGGTTTCGTCGCGGGGGTGTTGGCGGTCACAGGCTTGCGTCTCGTTGAGCGGAGAGGGTGTCGGGAGCGTACTCCACGGGAGTCGGTGCATCGGTCCGCGCGCCTGCCGCCGGCACGGCCGCGTTTGCCCTCGGACGGCTTTCGACGGGAGCTTCGAGCTTGGCTTGCCGCTGGCCGAATTTCTGCGTGGCGGTGGCGAGCGCCTCCATCGCGCCGTCGTTCGCGAGCCACGCCTCGACCCACAGCGGCCGGCGGCCGCGCCCGGACCAAGCGAGTTCCTTGTTGGAGGGATGCCGATATTTTGCCGGCAAGGGAGCTCGTGTGGCGGGAATGGCCTTCGTAGGGGCCGTCGCCGGTTTGGTCTGAATTTTGCCGGACGGCCCGACGAGTTCGTCGAGCGACAAGCCGTGCTCACGTGCCATCTTCTGTATTTGCTTGAGCATCGACGCCTTCCCCGCCGACTCCTGCCTGGTGATTTCCTTCGCGATACGGGCGCTGAGTTGCTTGAGCTGCGGGAGGGTGTAGCGGCGGAGATTCTGGGTCATATCGGTCCGAGAGGCTTCGGCGGGTGGGGTACTTGAGAATCCCAATGATGCCACGGGTACAGGAACGACGGCGCAGCACTTGGAGAAGGTGGTCATGTCTGTCACATGGCCGGTTTCCGCACCATGGCGATCGCGGAACGCAGGTCAATGCGCCGGCGTGGATCTTTACACGCAAGTCTCACTTTTTGCGCCGCAACAGGCGGTTGACTTGATCGACGCCGGTCCTATACTGCAGCGCAGTATGACGAACGCGCCCGGATTCCCGATGCGGGTGCCATTGACGATGCGACCGATCTCACAAGGAAATTGACAATGAACGCCTTTGCCGCCCGCGAGCAGTTCGCCTCCGCCAACCAAGCCAGCGTGGAAATCCTGACGACGCTTGCCAACAATGCATTCACCCAGCTCGAGCGCCTGACCGAGCTGAACCTGAACACCGCCCGCGCGGTGCTGGAAGACAGCGTTGCCGCCACGAAGACCGTGCTCGCGGTCAAGAGCCCGCAGGATCTGGTGGCCTTGCAAGGCACGTTGGCGCAACCGATGCTGGACAAGGCGGTCATCTACGGTCGCGGCGTGTATGAAATCGCAACGGACGGCCAGCAGGACATCGCGAAGCTTTTCGAAGTGCGAGTTGCTGAGCTGAACCAGACCTTCACCGACGCGCTGGACAAGGCCGCCGAGTCCGCTCCGGCGGGTTCCGAAGCCCTGTTCGCTGCCTTCAAGTCGGCCGTCGACGCCGCCAACAGCGTGTTCGACAGCGTCAGCAAGGCGACCAAGCAAGCGACCGAGATCGCCGAAGCGACCGTGACGGCAGCGAGCACTGCGGTCAAGGGCGCGTCGCGCAAGGCGGCGGCGTCCAAGAAGTCTGCCTGATCGCATACCGCATGGGTTGAGCTGAACAGGCTCGCTCGCGCGATACTGCCGCCCTGACAAAGACCGGGCGGCATTTTTTTGTCCGTGCGTGCATTCCCGAGGCTCAATGCGAGGGTGGGATGCCAAGCATGCGTAGGGCGAATCCGTCCCGAGGGTGCCGAAAGGCGAACATGAGGCACGAAGCGGGCTCGAATTTGGCGGTGAAACGGTCGAAATCGACCCCGCCGGCGCTGAGAACCGCCATGCGCTTCGAAAAGCGCGCGCGAACGCCGCGTTCAACGTGCGTTTTTCACTGGCCGGCCAGGTGCCGTGTGCCGGCGGTCCGCACAACGGCTGTCAAAGAGACCTCATCTTCGGCATCACGGCACGGGGGCGCCGCAAGGACTTAAACGAACTCCTCGATGTCGCCCTCGGCACCGTGCGTCGCGCGATGCGTAGCCGCCGCCGTGCCGGTTCCGTCTGACGGTCGCTTGCCGGTGCCCGCCGCACCTTTGAGCTTGATACTGGGGCGAAACGCCACGACGCGACGCGCGCGGACCACGGCCGTTTCCCCGGTCTTCGGGTTACGCCCCGGGCGTGCGACTTTTTGGCGCAACTGGAAACTGCCAAAGCCAGACAGCTTGACCTCCTCTCCGCCCGCGAGCACGGTGGCAATCTCCTCGAAAAACGCTTCGACCATTTCGTTCGCTTCGCGCTTGTTGAAACCGATGGCGTCGGCGATGCGTTGGGTGAGATCGGCCTTGGTCAGGGTCATGGTGGGGCGGCTCGTGCCGTTTGGAAAGACGGCGAGTGCGCATCACAGTCGATGCCTGGTCATGGCCGAGTTTACGCAGCATTGTCGTCGCGGAAACAGCCGCTTTAGTGACGGCATACGGCCAATATGAGCGCGGAAGTGTGCAAGGCAGCCCGCGCACGCCCCTTGCCTGCAGACGTTACACGTCAGCGCGCCCAGAATGTGTCTTATCAGGGGCCCCACAGAAAACGGGAAAAATCGTAGGGCAAGGGCTTCTCGCAAACGATGGTCTGCGAGAAGCCATGCTGAGAAGTTCAACCTGGCGCCAACGTGGCAGGAGTATTCTCGAAAACCGTTCTCGCTGGGCGAAGCGCAGAACGGCGAGTTTCGAGACAGTCAGGCGGTTCTGACCTCGTTGAGCAGGTCGGGATGACGATCCAGTACCTTGAGCAGTTTCACCAGGGCCAGCGGCGGCTTGGTCTTGCCGTTCTCGTAGCGC
This genomic interval carries:
- a CDS encoding helix-turn-helix domain-containing protein; its protein translation is MNQSEFWSRLSVTQSGGSRYEAGRTIPSPVRLLLHLTYGTDKQAGDLLAWLRNKG
- a CDS encoding ATP-binding protein codes for the protein MTETSSPDIGVLSNAKKILESTFLIPGFERERAFESHPIVLDTATIPTPGIKAAYDIVEEGVVHRDSGISFTAEFRFGKTFAIRALKTQLKQNFAAVIFTVGAKDHDRNTELSFYTDLLQDCGHGAANLGRTALERRWRLFGMWVAAVQETGQDRIVLFVDEGQNWHEPQLTFLRDLSNDLQRAPYGIRLITVIFAQPVLRATREALMGAHRMDLIGRFMLTINSFRGIASVSDTIELMKALDDPRISEYPANSGISYSQFFRPQAYANGWRMRDEAGACWAEFEAVASRKRRGKLEVGMLWMNGAIRSFLYSYWKQEHGTAEFDGDVWSQAVAASRYETSIV
- a CDS encoding helix-turn-helix domain-containing protein — translated: MLSTVAPSSRDPLLLFGQRLATLRRARGGSQERLALESGLARSDLGGVERGQRNIALLNILRLAEALECPPSELLKLDPDRLAD
- a CDS encoding helix-turn-helix transcriptional regulator, which translates into the protein MQGIRFFGTAAGCDTSAGAVPIVVMTREGSQVTPPRPIRPGWRDVRERARELEADPTRRRALSEARKRLAPVLSEPGSLTFLRLAQGLSRRNLAVLSAIPEAVLARLEAGTEDPRLSLCLRLAKTLDRSLEEIAVAMAGCGAKERASGADATAASPGLALRERP
- a CDS encoding H-NS family nucleoid-associated regulatory protein; translation: MTTFSKCCAVVPVPVASLGFSSTPPAEASRTDMTQNLRRYTLPQLKQLSARIAKEITRQESAGKASMLKQIQKMAREHGLSLDELVGPSGKIQTKPATAPTKAIPATRAPLPAKYRHPSNKELAWSGRGRRPLWVEAWLANDGAMEALATATQKFGQRQAKLEAPVESRPRANAAVPAAGARTDAPTPVEYAPDTLSAQRDASL
- a CDS encoding antitoxin Xre/MbcA/ParS toxin-binding domain-containing protein: MDRIRVLRAGIESVVLVAIAHATGRSPPELIDLLQLMPPSPGTTFRKGARLTTEQSERVLAFLRLIERVEAMVTSGGDDRAFDAARWLGDWLTTPCPALGGQRPAVLTDTLEGYRVLDHLLAQMLSGAYA
- a CDS encoding integration host factor subunit alpha gives rise to the protein MTLTKADLTQRIADAIGFNKREANEMVEAFFEEIATVLAGGEEVKLSGFGSFQLRQKVARPGRNPKTGETAVVRARRVVAFRPSIKLKGAAGTGKRPSDGTGTAAATHRATHGAEGDIEEFV
- a CDS encoding phasin family protein; this translates as MNAFAAREQFASANQASVEILTTLANNAFTQLERLTELNLNTARAVLEDSVAATKTVLAVKSPQDLVALQGTLAQPMLDKAVIYGRGVYEIATDGQQDIAKLFEVRVAELNQTFTDALDKAAESAPAGSEALFAAFKSAVDAANSVFDSVSKATKQATEIAEATVTAASTAVKGASRKAAASKKSA